A DNA window from Purpureocillium takamizusanense chromosome 9, complete sequence contains the following coding sequences:
- a CDS encoding uncharacterized protein (COG:S~TransMembrane:10 (n4-9c14/15o24-41i62-87o93-115i127-144o150-170i205-227o233-252i259-279o285-306i318-339o)~EggNog:ENOG503NZG5~CAZy:GT90) — MSPVGAALLSTTLACYVSTPNIELSSEIICWAALVRLVCMRRRRGSHEATSNGVTSSGLRRVASTAFVSTRTWLFALGIAAACWYRAEERTVVLYPALTPLLLLSSGIRTVAPVATDAPTAWTPLTAKWNSVLIATFSCFALVTANGPSLPSLVACVVVIALLCGGYLAVSRSATLASDVDAESASDKQLGSDAAVGSKALDEELLALALCTLPLLVVTASMRIVVLHRTGGTVVRAVLVGVAKALSWFYTLRAARSSSWSLVGTIGTFAIASTRNILFEDQSSYLYAASQILAALLSLGQTVHLVSTKSTKPSSHLWVLAVVPLIPLLANLYGVGTLLQLRERHPIETLARASELRFEAMVARQSRSYIAAETEYRRRYGIEPPPGFEAWYNYTIAHESHIIDEFDMIHEALAPWLKMSGLQVRGVMERANRIRDVDLWKCELIGRTKELKCNHPFRSDGYIKEAFERWLKLLTVELPDLTFLANYLDEPRVMLRGEGSTSAEGVQVSNMARRPIWDKLTGSCPIKSNFSLPGLPGLAGLYGGGAHGLSFVTDTRADKDLCQHPEYRDMHGLVISPTSFTLIEGPVPVLTPGTVSTMGDVLFPSPSSTGEGFTYDDSGDVEWDKKKNSLYWAGSTTGGYAGNDSWKKFHRQRFVALARGLDRGRKLWYLRERDGIFRRVAWPVLLGRDLFDVAFSSAIQCDEKFCEAQRAYFDMHGRADQNAPFGSRLVFDLDGNGISGRFNKLLASRSAVLKQTLLREWHDERLIPWVHYIPVSQGLGELPEMVAWLTGTEEGRSRAKMVADRGRQWAARAMREQDRAIYVYRLLLELARIQDPGREAM, encoded by the exons ATGAGTCCAGTAGGCGCGGCCCTGCTCAGCACTACGTTGGCCTGCTACGTCTCCACGCCGAATATTGAGCTTTCATCCGAGATTATCTGTTGGGCTGCTCTCGTTCGGCTTGTGTGTATgaggaggcgccgcggcagccatgAAGCAACGAGCAATGGAGTGACGAGTAGTGGGCTCCGTCGGGTAGCCTCAACCGCTTTTgtttcgacgaggacgtggctGTTCGCCTTGGgtatcgccgccgcgtgtTGGTACCGCGCAGAGGAACGGACTGTCGTTCTCTAT CCGGCACTGAcgccgcttcttcttctttcctccGGCATCCGAACGGTTGCTCCTGTCGCAACCGACGCGCCCACAGCTTGGACACCTTTGACGGCGAAATGGAACTCGGTGCTCATCGCCACGTTCTCTTGTTTCGCCCTGGTGACTGCCAATGGGCCTAGTCTGCCGAGTCTCGTCGCGTGCGTCGTGGTGATCGCTCTGCTCTGTGGAGGCTACCTTGCCGTCTCGCGATCTGCAACACTCGCCTCGGATGTCGATGCTGAAAGCGCCAGCGATAAGCAGCTCGGAAGCGATGCGGCAGTTGGTTCCAAAGCTCTAGATGAGGAATTGCTGGCATTGGCACTCTGCACTCTGCCACTCTTGGTCGTCACGGCTAGCATGCGAATAGTAGTGCTTCACAGGACGGGGGGAACCGTTGTCCGGGCTGTCTTGGTTGGTGTCGCCAAGGCGCTGAGCTGGTTCTACACTTTGAGGGCG GCCCGGTCCTCGTCATGGTCCCTTGTTGGCACAATAGGCACCTTTGCCATTGCCTCCACCCGCAACATTCTGTTCGAAGACCAATCATCTTACCTATATGCGGCATCTCAAATCCTCGCggctctcctctctctcgGCCAGACCGTTCACCTCGTGAGCACAAAAAGCACCAAGCCATCATCACACTTATGGGTCCTAGCAGTCGTTCCCCTGATTCCCTTGCTAGCAAACCTATACGGCGTGGGCACACTACTGCAGCTCCGAGAGAGACACCCAATCGAAACGCTAGCTCGCGCCTCGGAGCTACGGTTCGAGGCGATGGTAGCAAGGCAGTCGCGTAGTTATATCGCCGCGGAAACGGAATACCGCCGACGATATGGTATTGAGCCGCCTCCTGGGTTTGAGGCATGGTACAATTACACCATAGCCCATGAGTCGCATATCATCGACGAGTTTGACATGATTCATGAGGCCCTGGCGCCGTGGTTGAAAATGTCAGGCCTGCAGGTCAGAGGTGTGATGGAAAGGGCTAACCGCATTCGTGATGTTGACTTGTGGAAGTGTGAGCTTATCGGCCGGACAAAGGAGCTGAAGTGCAATCACCCGTTCCGAAGTGACGGATACATCAAGGAAGCGTTCGAAAGGTGGCTCAAGCTTTTGACGGTAGAGCTTCCGGATCTGACGTTCCTCGCCAActacctcgacgagccgcgcgTCATGCTACGAGGCGAAggctcgacgagcgccgagggcgtccaAGTGAGCAACATGGCCAGGCGTCCAATATGGGACAAGCTCACGGGGAGCTGTCCTATAAAGTCAAACTTTTCTCTTCCCGGTCTTCCCGGCCTGGCAGGCCTATATGGCGGTGGCGCACACGGCTTGTCGTTTGTGACGGACACGCGTGCGGACAAGGACCTGTGCCAGCACCCCGAGTATCGCGACATGCACGGTCTGGTGATAAGCCCGACGTCATTCACACTAATCGAGGGGCCAGTGCCAGTGCTAACACCGGGAACGGTCTCGACGATGGGCGACGTGCTGTTTCCGAGCCCCTCATCTACGGGAGAGGGGTTCACGtacgacgacagcggcgacgtggagtgggacaagaagaagaacagCCTATACTGGGCCGGATCTACCACGGGGGGCTACGCCGGCAACGACTCCTGGAAGAAGTTCCACCGCCAACGATTCGTCGCGCTGGCGCGGGGCCTCGACCGCGGGAGGAAGCTCTGGTATCTCCGCGAGCGGGACGGCATCTTCCGGCGCGTCGCCTGGCCCGTGCTCCTCGGGAGGGACCTCTTCGACGTGGCGTTCAGCAGCGCCATCCAATGCGACGAAAAGTTCTGcgaggcgcagcgcgcgTACTTTGACATGCACGGCCGGGCGGACCAGAACGCGCCCTTTGGGTCCAGGCTCgtcttcgacctcgacggcaacggcatcaGCGGGCGCTTCAACAAGCTgctcgcctcgcgctccgccGTGCTGAAGcagacgctgctgcgcgagtGGCACGACGAGCGGCTCATCCCGTGGGTGCACTATATCCCCGTGAGCCAGGGCctgggcgagctgcccgagaTGGTGGCGTGGCTGACGGGcacggaggaggggaggagcagggccAAGATGGTGGCGGACCGAGGGAGACAGTGGGCTGCGCGGGCCATGAGGGAACAGGACAGGGCGATATATGTGTATCGCCTGCTACTGGAGTTGGCGAGGATCCAGGACCCGGGACGGGAGGCCATGTGA
- a CDS encoding uncharacterized protein (COG:S~TransMembrane:3 (o69-87i94-116o151-169i)~EggNog:ENOG503P6W0), producing the protein MRLSSVTLRLPSVGRARPEANCQTGNIASISLFANAALRRSIAEDSIPYTIAARLWKYTLEQGKPNPPTAAFASLTLAFCACRVGMLEGTSGRFWLNAAAAALTLGMIPYTVVWILPINGRLIDIANSRDEAVSDIVEVKELLSRWSKLNWIRSAIPLTASCLAFAAAVY; encoded by the coding sequence ATGCGGTTGAGTTCAGTCACGTTGCGGCTGCCCAGTGTTGGACGGGCGCGCCCAGAGGCTAACTGCCAGACAGGAAATATCGCGTCGATATCTCTCTTTGCCAATGCTGCTCTCCGTCGTTCCATCGCAGAGGACTCAATCCCTTACACCATCGCGGCCCGACTATGGAAGTACACTCTGGAACAGGGAAAGCCGAACCCGCCCACGGCAGCGTTTGCCTCCCTGACTCTTGCCTTTTGCGCTTGCCGCGTCGGAATGCTGGAGGGAACGTCGGGTCGGTTCTGGTTGaacgctgcggcggcagcgttgACCCTGGGCATGATTCCGTATACGGTGGTATGGATATTGCCGATCAACGGTAGATTGATCGATATCGCAAACAGCCGGGACGAGGCTGTTTCGGACATCGTGGAAGTGAAGGAGCTGCTGAGCCGTTGGTCGAAGCTCAACTGGATTCGAAGCGCCATTCCTCTTACTGCGAGTTGCCTAGCGTTCGCGGCTGCCGTATATTGA
- a CDS encoding uncharacterized protein (EggNog:ENOG503NYN8~CAZy:CE10~MEROPS:MER0018170~COG:O), whose amino-acid sequence MTIQQVARYGDWTSPITIDGVVSGSRAISTPRVAPNSGRAFYRESTPDGRGTLVEIVDDGIKEVLPAPYSVTNRVYEYGASFYDVLPDDRIIFSHSDDSVCILDPDTQHVTVLVKSPVLRYASFSAHPTLPWVLALEEDHTHDTPLEVRTYVVAINTDNGKVNRVVTGSDFYYMPRFSLDGRQLAWLQWDHPDMCFDAAELYVADWESEVESSRRLIAGRGYESVAEPRWGRDGSLFFAKEAGPWRQLFRLAPGAQEAEHICLKGLEASEFGRMGLDEGSCTFVPLSNNALIASVGHDGNRRLITVNLKTKEWRQIADDDDVCQVAGDAMARLSNTSFLVVSSGTATPTSIRKFDIARPHENKVIRKATDESYPSAFYSRGENITIRSRGYPSRPIHAFLWMPRNPSFTGPEGHLPPLIINAHGGPTSRAGSGLDLRTQYFTSRGYAFLALNYTGSTGYGRDYRNALFNGGWGVLDADDAAEFAQHLSSAGRVKPDGIAITGISAGGYNTLQVLTRHSSLFAAGLCVSGFSELELLDPKTHKLEFDYTAKLVLPRGGVDDDTKRRLYRERSTLYHADSIKSPLVLLHGRDDSVVPLEQATFMADKMKEMGKDVEIVVVDDEGHMMAQPPSVKFWLEEEEKLWRRTLL is encoded by the exons ATGACGATTCAGCAAGTTGCTCGCTACGGGGACTGGACGTCCCCCATCACGATCGACGGTGTCGTCTCTGGAAGCAGAGCCATATCCACGCCACGCGTCGCC CCCAACTCTGGCCGCGCATTCTACAGGGAGTCGACgccagacggccgaggaaCCCTCGTCGAgatcgtcgacgacggcatcaaagaggtcctgcctgccccctACAGCGTCACGAACCGCGTCTACGAGTATGGTGCCTCCTTCTACGATGtgctgcccgacgaccgCATCATCTTTTCGCACAGCGACGACTCGGTGTGCATTCTGGACCCGGACACGCAGCACGTCACTGTCCTCGTAAAGAGTCCCGTGTTGCGTTACGCCAGCTTCAGCGCCCACCCGACTCTGCCATGGGTGCTGGCCCTCGAGGAAGACCACACGCACGACACGCCCCTCGAGGTCCGGACCTACGTCGTGGCCATCAACACCGACAATGGCAAGGTCAATCGCGTCGTCACGGGATCCGATTTCTACTACATGCCGCGCTTCagcctcgacgggcggcagctcgccTGGCTGCAGTGGGATCACCCGGACATGTGctttgacgccgccgagctctACGTCGCAGACTGGGAAAGCGAAGTCGAATCGAGTCGCAGGCTCATCGCCGGCAGAGGCTATGAGAGCGTGGCAGAGCCGCGCTGGGGCCGCGATGGCTCCTTGTTCTTCGCCAAAGAGGCCGGTCCGTGGAGACAGCTGTTTCGACTTGCGCCAGGCGCCCAGGAGGCCGAGCACATTTGCCTCAAGGGCTTGGAGGCTTCTGAATTTGGGCGCATGGGGCTGGATGAGGGCTC CTGCACCTTTGTGCCTTTGTCCAACAACGCCCTTATCGCGAGCGTCGGTCACGATGGGAACCGAAGGCTCATCACCGTCAACTTAAAGACCAAGGAGTGGCGCCAAattgccgatgacgacgatgtttGCCAGGTCGCTGGGGACGCCATGGCTCGGCTCAGCAACACCTCGTTTCTGGTTGTCTCGAGTGGCACCGCGACGCCCACTTCCATCCGCAAGTTTGACATTGCACGGCCTCACGAGAACAAGGTCATTCGCAAAGCCACCGACGAGTCGTACCCGTCTGCATTCTACTCCAGGGGCGAGAACATCACCATACGGTCCAGGGGCTACCCCTCGAGACCGATCCATGCCTTTCTGTGGATGCCGCGCAATCCCAGCTTCACCGGCCCGGAGGGGCATCTAccgccgctcatcatcaacgccCATGGCGGACCGACTAGCCGTGCGGGCAGCGGCCTGGACCTGCGTACGCAGTACTTCACGTCGCGCGGCTATGCCTTCCTGGCGCTCAACTACACTGGTTCGACCGGCTACGGGCGCGATTACCGAAACGCGCTCTTCAATGGCGGCTggggcgtcctcgacgccgacgatgctgccgagTTTGCGCAGCACCTCTCCTCGGCTGGTCGCGTCAAGCCAGACGGCATCGCAATCACAGGCATCTCCGCCGGCGGGTACAACACGCTGCAGGTGCTCACGAGGCACTCTTCGCTCTTCGCCGCGGGCTTGTGCGTCTCCGGCTTCAGCGAGCTGGAGCTGTTAGACCCCAAAACGCACAAGCTCGAGTTCGACTACACGGCCAAGCTGGTCCTCCcgcggggcggcgtcgacgacgacacgaaGCGAAGGCTATATCGTGAGCGCAGTACCCTGTATCACGCCGACAGCATCAAGTCaccgctggtgctgctccaTGGCAGGGATGACTCCGTGGTACCGCTGGAACAGGCGACGTTCATGGCAGACAAGATGAAGGAAATGGGCAAGGATGTCGAGATTGTGGTCGTTGACGACGAAGGACACATGATGGCCCAACCGCCAAGCGTGAAATTCTGGCtagaagaggaagagaaacTGTGGAGGAGAACGCTGCTGTAG
- a CDS encoding uncharacterized protein (EggNog:ENOG503P4TR~TransMembrane:3 (n3-13c17/18o37-54i61-84o391-413i)): MSICLGLAVASALKNNARELRWWLLSLGESRLLETDLILQSESLVQLVRLLWVTRRIRIRLFVIVWLALNLISQTAVALIGLTYNIDDTPKVLVTRPGMVWIPDMSEFTFGNKRGKPKPLDIIAQRYTANRFGSAVSFKERVITEPSTKPLEEVLPSVGAMIKSRDFTIYCVKDSGICRYVFREESVPDSDLDAMIATRRHVAVSTTCRGWQVLSGGDGLQSRITIDDGNKSTFGPLPVLNGPDQTLFMFDPEDPTASGDTWAKISVLEASNDEPWFYVCNNTIGPVVNAVLPEHEMSPIATQLASQAIALRGYGSSVTADNSTRLQFQSYPLGTTFGVSILGEETELGQRIAMFSVGAIGGIAIKSSKATVLGDVPVKSIRIEILGWGNLYAVLAFTIGFQALIAVSSALVVRRVRNGCRGHVAMTVLLRPALTDFDMEFGTADGGRIGSQTGGNMRLSYAPDDSGVYKVVRTA, from the exons ccagcgctcTGAAAAACAATGCCCGCGAGCTTAGATGGTGGCTCCTTAGCCTTGGTGAATCACGGCTACTAGAA ACAGACTTGATCCTGCAAAGCGAAAGCCTTGTTCAATTAGTGCGTCTGCTTTGGGTGACGCGCCGCATCAGGATCCGGCTGTTCGTGATTGTATGGCTGGCTTTGAATCTG ATCTCTCAAACGGCCGTGGCTTTGATAGGTCTTACCTACAACATCGACGACACTCCCAAGGTTCTAGTCACTAGGCCCGGGATGGTCTGGATTCCTGACATGTCGGAGTTCACTTTTGGTAACAAGAGAGGTAAACCCAAACCGCTAGACATCATTGCCCAACGATATACAGCGAATAG GTTTGGTTCAGCGGTGTCGTTTAAGGAGCGCGTTATTACGGAACCCAGTACTAAACCCCTCGAAGAGGTCCTGCCGTCCGTCGGGGCCATGATTAAGTCTCGAGATTTTACCATTTATTGCGTCAAAGATAGCGGTATCTGTCGGTACGTATTCCGCGAGGAATCTGTACCTGATTCCGACCTCGACGCAATGATAGCCACCCGCCGACATGTAGCCGTGTCCACAACATGTCGAGGCTGGCAAGTtctcagcggcggcgacggtcttCAGAGTCGCATTACGATCGATGACGGAAACAAGAGTACATTTGGGCCTCTCCCTGTGCTCAATGGCCCCGACCAAACACTCTTCATGTTTGATCCCGAGGACCCTACCGCCTCTGGAGATACCTGGGCTAAGATATCGGTACTCGAGGCTTCAAATGATGAACCCTGGTTCTATGTCTGCAATAACACAATCGGCCCGGTTGTCAATGCCGTGCTTCCGGAGCATGAAATGAGCCCCATCGCTACGCAGTTAGCATCTCAGGCCATAGCTCTCCGGGGCTACGGCTCATCAGTAACGGCAGACAACAGCACTCGACTACAATTCCAGAGCTACCCACTTGGCACAACATTTGGCGTTTCCATACTTGGTGAAGAGACGGAATTGGGTCAGAGGATTGCCATGTTTTCTGTTGGCGCCATTGGTGGCATTGCCATCAAAAGCTCAAAGGCCACAGTGCTCGGCGACGTACCAGTCAAGAGCATTCGGATTGAAATATTGGGGTGGGGAAACCTATATGCCGTTTTGGCATTCACAATAGGCTTCCAGGCACTTATTGCAGTGTCATCTGCCCTGGTCGTTAGGCGCGTTCGCAACGGATgccgcggccatgtcgcCATGACTGTGCTCCTGAGACCAGCTCTGACGGATTTCGACATGGAATTCGGTACCGCGGATGGAGGCCGAATTGGCAGTCAAACTGGCGGCAATATGAGGCTATCTTACGCACCCGATGATAGCGGCGTATACAAAGTAGTACGGACGGCATAG